A single genomic interval of Eptesicus fuscus isolate TK198812 chromosome 10, DD_ASM_mEF_20220401, whole genome shotgun sequence harbors:
- the KIAA0408 gene encoding uncharacterized protein KIAA0408 homolog codes for MDLHKQWDNTGTAWHKEKMELLDQFDNERKEWEAQWKIMQKKIEELCHEVKLRRKLNMNERAKVIDLDREKAMRDKVVESSPNYPNSGQCEFTGMNHRDGLEKENKMEQSLLSEGNQMCKEQKATKKVGFMDPLATDNQKECEAWPDLRTSEEVSKGCSGALNTALEELAKVSEELCCFQEEIRKRSHHRRMKSDSSLQEMPHIMNMAPGDHGINNGQCVLPISLEKEKQKNRKNLSYADMLQSNFMKKCGIDTIDPIQRNETPPVPPPRSTSRSFPSVYPEQAHESWKESLDHNSQVVQEDQGERNCSPHVLLRHDEMPSLCLKEGKTLKDGILFSSLASGAKMDNKPPCSDAGFGLRSYDTVIGTENSPSTLWFQKACSTPNSSKYEKMTPDHPAKFHSDLHVSDDGSSLVTQSSGPLRSFSCGFEKTTRNETLAAKTDEFNRTVFRTDRHCRAVQQNQSYLESSQGLKPCDTLIPRIGSIPENDHVSGILKTSAHMHVPRENVPDNPTKKSTTGPVRQTQEHITPSSYRNMLHEHDWRPSNLSGRPRSADPRSNYGVVEKLLKTYETSTGPVLQNSKCCQDNWTKCNSDVSVGATLSQHLEMLQIEQELQGKTAMCRAQQVKQGVDWKKITEESMAVKFSPGKGFSRPARPANRRLPSRWASRSPSAPPALRRTAQSYTISLRSEAPMV; via the exons ATGGACCTGCACAAGCAGTGGGACAACACAGGGACTGCCTGGCACAAGGAAAAGATGGAGTTACTGGACCAGTTCGAcaatgaaaggaaggaatgggAAGCCCAATGGAAGATCATGCAGAAGAAGATAGAAGAG CTTTGCCATGAAGTAAAGCTTCGGAGGAAACTCAACATGAATGAACGTGCCAAGGTCATTGATCTTGATCGTGAGAAAGCCATGCGAGATAAAGTGGTGGAATCTTCTCCAAATTACCCCAATTCAGGACAATGCGAATTTACAGGGATGAATCACAGGGATGgcctggaaaaagaaaataaaatggagcagAGCTTACTCAGTGAAGGAAATCAAATGTGTAAGGAACAAAAAGCAACCAAAAAGGTAGGGTTTATGGATCCCCTGGCCACAGACAACCAAAAGGAATGTGAGGCCTGGCCTGACCTGAGGACTTCTGAGGAAGTGAGCAAGGGCTGTTCTGGCGCCCTCAACACA GCTCTTGAAGAACTTGCCAAAGTCAGTGAAGAATTGTGCTGCTTCCAAGAGGAAATCCGAAAGAGGTCTCACCATAGAAG GATGAAGTCAGATTCTTCTCTCCAGGAAATGCCACATATAATGAACATGGCCCCTGGAGACCACGGGATCAACAATGGCCAGTGCGTTCTTCCAATcagtttggaaaaagaaaaacagaaaaatagaaagaatctGAGTTATGCTGACATGCTCCAAAGCAATTTCATGAAAAAATGTGGAATTGATACAATTGATCCaatacaaagaaatgaaactccacCAGTTCCTCCTCCAAGAAGTACATCTCGAAGTTTTCCCAGTGTGTATCCTGAACAAGCCCATGAAAGTTGGAAGGAAAGTTTAGACCACAATAGCCAGGTGGTCCAAGAGGATCAAGGTGAAAGGAACTGCAGTCCGCATGTCCTTCTGAGGCATGATGAGATGCCTTCACTGTGTCTAAAGGAAGGGAAGACTTTGAAAGATGGTATCCTGTTTTCTTCTTTGGCATCTGGAGCCAAAATGGATAACAAGCCTCCGTGTAGTGATGCTGGATTTGGCCTGAGGTCTTACGACACTGTGATAGGCACAGAAAATAGCCCTTCTACCTTGTGGTTTCAGAAAGCCTGTTCTACTCCCAATTCgtcaaaatatgaaaagatgaCCCCAGATCATCCTGCTAAATTCCACTCTGACCTTCATGTAAGCGATGACGGTAGTTCCTTGGTGACACAGAGCAGTGGCCCGCTTAGAAGTTTCAGTTGTGGCTTTGAAAAGACTACTAGGAATGAAACGCTGGCAGCAAAGACTGATGAATTTAATAGAACCGTGTTCAGAACAGATAGACATTGTCGTGCAGTTCAGCAAAACCAAAGCTACCTAGAATCGTCTCAAGGTCTTAAGCCCTGTGATACCTTAATTCCTCGTATAGGCAGCATACCAGAAAATGACCATGTGTCTGGTATTCTGAAAACCAGTGCCCACATGCATGTGCCTAGAGAAAATGTGCCTGATAACCCCACCAAAAAATCCACAACAGGCCCAGTCAGACAAACACAGGAGCACATAACTCCCAGTAGTTATCGGAATATGCTCCATGAGCATGACTGGAGACCTAGCAATTTGTCTGGCCGACCAAGATCAGCTGATCCTAGGTCAAATTACGGTGTTGTGGAAAAGCTGCTGAAAACCTATGAGACATCAACAGGGCCCGTACTGCAAAATTCTAAATGCTGCCAGGATAATTGGACCAAATGTAATTCTGATGTCAGTGTTGGGGCCACATTAAGTCAGCATTTAGAAATGCTCCAAATTGAACAAGAGCTTCAAGGAAAAACAGCTATGTGTAGGGCACAACAAGTGAAGCAAGGAGTGGACTGGAAAAAGATAACAGAG GAATCCATGGCAGTGAAATTTTCACCTGGAAAAGGATTTTCCCGTCCAGCTAGACCAGCAAATCGCCGTCTCCCATCCAGATGGGCGTCGAGATCTCCATCGGCGCCCCCCGCCTTGCGGAGAACTGCCCAAAGCTATACTATTTCTCTGCGATCTGAAGCACCAATGGTCTGA